Proteins co-encoded in one Girardinichthys multiradiatus isolate DD_20200921_A chromosome 11, DD_fGirMul_XY1, whole genome shotgun sequence genomic window:
- the LOC124876495 gene encoding ankyrin repeat domain-containing protein SOWAHA-like: protein MDLTQESIISLLVLEGGKVKKSELVVKFGSSVDCVDPAERDRNRELFKTFVNNVAYVKEIDGARYVVLKKVYQHLLGGSQTTENSTDNSNQEMSGEQEQSPPVEDEKTENSMDPRGPTVSEGHPVSLSPIQLALQRSKCEENKVKKMLNFDVNRKEKDEAKVQSKPYALPLRMPASTRVEIHKLKPNSEELPKSQKLNTIKAKRKPSSVDSHSPQLRRAARSSKVPEDLGGDSRISSMFPLDHAEHEWLVKCAAGHWNQVYGLLLSDCKLADRKDFISGFTILHWAAKCGNSKMLLKVMDMFREGRVDVDINAKSHGGYTPLHIAALHDQEYIMAMLVGEFGANMTIRDNCGNRAYHYLHKGISKTIREMLSEPKAQAQTQEKGPLSQREEQDLLPDLSRGLHSITRLFQPTVISHKKKNNQRSGLYSLSEEEQEDSGFRHRVMSNASMC, encoded by the coding sequence ATGGATTTGACTCAGGAATCCATCATTTCTCTGCTGGTGTTGGAGGGTGGCAAAGTGAAGAAATCCGAGCTGGTGGTGAAATTCGGATCCTCAGTGGACTGCGTCGATCCGGCGGAGAGAGATCGGAACAGAGAGCTCTTCAAGACTTTTGTGAACAATGTCGCTTACGTCAAAGAGATCGACGGAGCCCGGTACGTCGTTCTCAAAAAGGTCTACCAGCATTTGCTCGGAGGAAGCCAAACGACTGAAAACAGTACTGATAATAGTAATCAGGAGATGTCAGGTGAGCAGGAGCAGAGTCCACCTGTAGAAGATGAAAAGACTGAGAACTCCATGGACCCTAGAGGGCCCACTGTTTCTGAGGGACATCCTGTATCCTTATCTCCCATACAGCTGGCCCTGCAGAGGAGCAAGTGTGaggagaacaaagttaaaaagatgcTGAATTTTGATGTCAACAGGAAGGAGAAAGATGAAGCCAAGGTGCAGAGCAAACCGTACGCTCTGCCTTTGAGAATGCCAGCTTCTACCAGGGTGGAGATCCACAAACTGAAGCCAAACTCAGAAGAACTTCCCAAGAGCCAAAAACTAAACACCATCAAAGCCAAGAGGAAGCCATCCTCAGTGGACAGTCATTCGCCCCAGCTGAGGAGAGCAGCAAGGAGCTCCAAGGTTCCAGAGGATCTTGGCGGAGACTCAAGGATTTCCTCCATGTTCCCCCTGGACCATGCAGAGCATGAGTGGCTGGTGAAGTGTGCTGCAGGCCACTGGAATCAGGTCTATGGCCTGCTGCTCAGCGACTGCAAGCTCGCAGACAGGAAGGACTTCATCTCAGGGTTCACCATCCTTCACTGGGCTGCCAAGTGTGGGAACAGTAAGATGCTCCTCAAGGTCATGGACATGTTCCGTGAAGGAAGGGTCGACGTCGACATCAACGCAAAATCACACGGGGGGTACACTCCCTTACACATAGCTGCTCTGCACGACCAGGAGTACATCATGGCTATGTTAGTGGGCGAGTTTGGGGCTAATATGACCATTAGAGACAACTGCGGGAACAGGGCCTACCACTACCTGCATAAAGGCATTTCCAAAACTATCAGGGAGATGTTGAGTGAGCCCAAAGCTCAAGCACAAACTCAAGAGAAGGGCCCTCTTTCCCAGAGAGAGGAGCAGGACTTGCTGCCAGACCTCTCCAGGGGTCTGCACTCCATAACCCGTCTCTTCCAGCCGACGGTGATCAGccacaagaagaaaaacaatcagAGGTCCGGACTTTACTCTCTCAGCGAGGAGGAGCAAGAAGACTCTGGCTTCAGACACAGAGTGATGTCTAATGCTTCTATGTGTTGA